One genomic window of Ornithorhynchus anatinus isolate Pmale09 chromosome 10, mOrnAna1.pri.v4, whole genome shotgun sequence includes the following:
- the ATF1 gene encoding cyclic AMP-dependent transcription factor ATF-1, with amino-acid sequence MEEVHKSNNSETGPQPGTVVQGTHLSHIAQQMSLRGAVPMTVVQLPGEQVHVQGVIQTALSSSVIHSPQAQTVQGSSLSESEDSQDSSDSIGSSQKARGILARRPSYRKILKDLSSEDTRDRKGDGENAAVSSVTSMSVSTPIYQTSTGQYIAIAPNGTLQLASPGADGVQGLPTLTMANAGGAQQGTTILQYAQTSDGQQILVPSNQVVVQTASGDMQTFQIRTTPTTTSLPQTVVMTSPVSLSSQTTKTDDPQLKREIRLMKNREAARECRRKKKEYVKCLENRVAVLENQNKTLIEELKTLKDAYCNKSV; translated from the exons ATGGAAGAAGTGCACAAGAGTAATAACTCCGAGACAGGGCCTCAGCCGGGCACCGTGGTTCAGGGTACTCACCTCTCTCACATTGCCCAGCAG ATGTCGCTCAGAGGAGCCGTGCCAATGACGGTCGTGCAGCTGCCTGGAGAGCAAGTTCACGTCCAGGGGGTCATCCAGACGGCTCTCTCCTCGTCCGTCATCCACTCTCCACAGGCACAGACCGTGCAG GGGTCGTCCTTGTCGGAGAGTGAGGATTCTCAGGATTCGTCGGACAGCATAGGCTCCTCCCAGAAAGCACGAGGCATCCTAGCTCGGCGCCCTTCTTACAG GAAAATTTTGAAAGATCTCTCTTCAGAAGACACGAGGGACAGGAAAGGAGACGGAGAGAACGCGGCAGTTTCCTCTGTGACGTCTATGTCTGTCTCAACTCCTATCTACCAGACGAGCACCGGACAGTACA TTGCCATCGCCCCCAATGGGACTCTGCAGCTGGCCAGTCCGGGGGCCGACGGGGTGCAGGGCCTGCCCACCTTAACGATGGCTAACGCCGGCGGCGCTCAGCAAGGGACCACCATCCTCCAGTACGCCCAGACGTCCGACGGCCAGCAGATCCTCGTCCCCAGCAACCAGGTGGTCGTGCAGA CCGCCTCCGGGGACATGCAGACTTTCCAGATCCGCACCACCCCgaccaccacctccctccctcagacaGTGGTGATGACTTCGCCGGTCTCCCTGTCATCTCAGACCACCAAGACGGACGACCCCCAGTTGAAGAGGGAAATAAGGCTGATGAAAAACAG GGAAGCCGCACGAGAGTGccggagaaagaagaaagaatatGTCAAGTGTCTGGAAAACCGAGTTGCGGTCCtggaaaaccaaaacaaaactttAATAGAAGAGTTAAAAACTTTGAAAGATGCCTACTGCAATAAAAGTGTGTAA